AGCTCATCGACGTGGCCAAGCGCTCCGGCGCCGACTCCGTCCACCCCGGCTACGGCTTCCTCTCCGAGAACGCCGACTTCGCGCAGGCGGTCATCGACGCGGGCCTCACCTGGATCGGGCCGAGCCCGCAGGCGATCCGCGACCTCGGCGACAAGGTCACCGCGCGGCACATCGCGCTCAAGGCCGGTGCCCCGCTGGTCCCGGGCACCAAGGACCCGGTGGGAGGCGCCGAGGAGATCATCGCCTTCGCCGACGAGCACGGCCTGCCCGTCGCGATCAAGGCGGCCTTCGGTGGTGGCGGCCGCGGCCTGAAGGTCGCGCGCACCAAGGAGGAGATCCCCGAGCTGTTCGAGTCGGCCACCCGCGAGGCGGTCGCCGCGTTCGGCCGGGGCGAGTGCTTCGTCGAGCGCTACCTCGACAAGCCGCGCCACGTCGAGGCGCAGGTGCTGGCCGACCTGCACGGCAACGTGGTGGTCGTCGGCACCCGGGACTGCTCGCTGCAGCGCCGCCACCAGAAGCTGGTCGAGGAGGCGCCCGCGCCGTTCCTCACCGACGAGCAGCGCCGCACGATCCACGAGTCGGCCAAGGCGATCTGCAAGGAGGCCGGCTACTCCGGCGCCGGCACGGTCGAGTACCTGGTCGGCCTGGACGGGACGATCTCGTTCCTGGAGGTCAACACCCGCCTGCAGGTCGAGCACCCGGTGTCCGAGGAGACCGCGGGCGTCGACCTGGTGCGCGAGATGTTCCGCATCGCGCAGGGCGAGAAGCTGCGGTTCACCGAAGACCCCGAGCCGCGCGGCCACTCCATCGAGTTCCGCATCAACGGCGAGGACGCCGGGCGCAACTTCCTGCCCGCGCCGGGCACCGTCACCAAGCTGGTCTTCCCCGAGGGTCCCGGCGTGCGCGTCGACTCCGGCGTGGTCACCGGCAGCGTGATCGGCGGTCAGTTCGACTCGATGCTGGCCAAGGTCATCGTCACCGGCACCGACCGGCAGAACGCGCTGGAGCGCAGCCGCCGCGCGCTGGACGAGATGGTCGTCGAGGGCATGGCGACGGTCCTGCCGTTCCACCGCGTCATCGTGCGCGACCCGGCGTTCGTCGGCGACGAGGACGGCTTCTCGGTGCACACCCGCTGGATCGAAACCGAGTTCGACAACCAGATCGAGCCGTTCACCGCGGCCGCGGAGGCCGAGGAGGACGCCGAGCCGCGTCAGACGGTGGTCGTCGAGGTCGGCGGGCGTCGCCTGGAGGTGTCCCTGCCCGGTGACCTCGCGCTGGCGAGCGGCGGCGGCAAGGGCGGCGGCGCCGCGAAGGCCAAGCCGCGCAAGCGGGGCGGTGGCACGAAGGCCGCGGCGAGCGGTGACACCGTGGCCGCGCCGATGCAGGGCACCATCGTCAAGGTCGCGGTCGAGGACGGCCAGCAGGTCGAGGCGGGCGAGCTGCTCGTGGTGCTCGAGGCGATGAAGATGGAGAACCCGGTCACCGCCCACAAGTCGGGCACCGTGACCGGACTTTCCGTCGAGGTCGGCGCCGCTGTCACGCAAGGCGCTTCCCTGCTCGAAATCAAGGACTAATCTGACGGGGTGACCGAGGTTCCCTCGCCCGATCTGCGCATCGGCGACAACGACCGGGAGTCCGCGCTGAAGGCTCTCGGCGAGCACCTGAGCGCCGGGCGCCTGGACCTCGACGAGTACGGCGACCGTTCGGCGAAGGTCACCGCCGCCCGCACGCGGCGGGACCTCGCCGAGCTGTTCGCGGACCTGCCCGAGCCGCACCCGGTGTTCGAGCAGCCGCGGCAGGCGAAGGCGGTGGAGAAGAAGCCGGACCGGCCGCCGCAGTGGACCGAGCGCCCGACGTCGCAACGGGTGGCGGCGGCCGCGGTGCCGTTCCTGTGGGTCGCGGCGGTCTCGTTGTCGATCGTCACCGGTGTCTGGTGGTGGATCGCCCTGCCGTTCGTGTTCACCGCGGCGGCCAGCGCGTTCTGGGGCAAGGACTGGGAGCGGGACCGGCACGGCGCCTACGACCGGCGGGACCGGCGCCGGTGAGCGACGAGCCGGACCTGCGGCTGTCCGACGCCGAGCGCACGGAGGCCATGGACGCCCTGTCCGAGCACGTCCGCACCGGCAGGCTGGACATCGACGAGTTCGGGCGGCGCTCGGCGCAGGTCGCCGCGGCCCGGACCCGGTCGGACCTGGTGCCGCTGTTCGCCGACCTGCCGGCGCCCCGGCCACGGGTGCTCGACCGGCCTGTGCCCGCCCGGCCGCCCGCGCGGAAGGTCGGGCTCG
The window above is part of the Amycolatopsis thermoflava N1165 genome. Proteins encoded here:
- a CDS encoding acetyl/propionyl/methylcrotonyl-CoA carboxylase subunit alpha; translated protein: MPEQASATQGGPVTKILVANRGEIAVRVIRAAKDAGLASVAVYAEPDRDAPHVQLADEAFALGGTTAAESYLVIDKLIDVAKRSGADSVHPGYGFLSENADFAQAVIDAGLTWIGPSPQAIRDLGDKVTARHIALKAGAPLVPGTKDPVGGAEEIIAFADEHGLPVAIKAAFGGGGRGLKVARTKEEIPELFESATREAVAAFGRGECFVERYLDKPRHVEAQVLADLHGNVVVVGTRDCSLQRRHQKLVEEAPAPFLTDEQRRTIHESAKAICKEAGYSGAGTVEYLVGLDGTISFLEVNTRLQVEHPVSEETAGVDLVREMFRIAQGEKLRFTEDPEPRGHSIEFRINGEDAGRNFLPAPGTVTKLVFPEGPGVRVDSGVVTGSVIGGQFDSMLAKVIVTGTDRQNALERSRRALDEMVVEGMATVLPFHRVIVRDPAFVGDEDGFSVHTRWIETEFDNQIEPFTAAAEAEEDAEPRQTVVVEVGGRRLEVSLPGDLALASGGGKGGGAAKAKPRKRGGGTKAAASGDTVAAPMQGTIVKVAVEDGQQVEAGELLVVLEAMKMENPVTAHKSGTVTGLSVEVGAAVTQGASLLEIKD
- a CDS encoding DUF1707 domain-containing protein, which gives rise to MTEVPSPDLRIGDNDRESALKALGEHLSAGRLDLDEYGDRSAKVTAARTRRDLAELFADLPEPHPVFEQPRQAKAVEKKPDRPPQWTERPTSQRVAAAAVPFLWVAAVSLSIVTGVWWWIALPFVFTAAASAFWGKDWERDRHGAYDRRDRRR
- a CDS encoding DUF1707 domain-containing protein — encoded protein: MSDEPDLRLSDAERTEAMDALSEHVRTGRLDIDEFGRRSAQVAAARTRSDLVPLFADLPAPRPRVLDRPVPARPPARKVGLGLLPLLVIAAVAAFVLTRGMWVVLLVPVVMAVVLSWRR